A genome region from Nitrospira sp. includes the following:
- a CDS encoding DUF2784 domain-containing protein has translation MWYRIGADLVLLLHLAFVLFVMTGGLLLLKWPRLAWLHLPAAIWGAVVEFSGWICPLTPLENTLRTMAGEPASDADFTGRYLIPLVYPAGLTCNIQILLGTMVVMVNVAVYWQALGKAARDRRQK, from the coding sequence ATGTGGTATCGAATCGGCGCGGATCTCGTGCTGCTACTCCACTTGGCCTTTGTGCTATTCGTGATGACAGGCGGACTTCTGCTCTTGAAATGGCCCCGCCTGGCCTGGCTACACCTACCGGCGGCGATCTGGGGAGCCGTCGTCGAGTTCAGCGGATGGATCTGCCCACTCACCCCGTTGGAAAACACCTTGCGGACCATGGCGGGAGAACCGGCCTCTGACGCCGATTTTACAGGCCGCTACCTCATACCCCTAGTGTATCCAGCAGGGCTGACATGCAACATTCAAATACTGTTGGGGACGATGGTGGTGATGGTGAACGTAGCGGTCTATTGGCAAGCCTTAGGGAAGGCGGCGAGGGACCGGCGACAGAAGTGA
- a CDS encoding cytochrome P460 family protein, with amino-acid sequence MGGKTAITAVVGDFVGRVAADNRINGTFANANIPRLKSLLIDQICQASGGPCSYTGRDMKSTHAGMGVSSSDFDALVGDLVAALNKFKVGEREKNELLGALGPMNKDIVPSSAAMTDPRGMLPLPASYKSWPKFLTDIPKGEANQVRDIYINPTGAGTSSGQNFPNGTVMVMEIYKAKMDGDKLMTGMDGKPVKDDLRRCL; translated from the coding sequence CTGGGAGGCAAGACAGCCATCACCGCGGTCGTAGGCGACTTCGTCGGCCGCGTGGCAGCGGACAATCGCATCAACGGAACATTCGCGAACGCCAACATTCCGCGACTGAAATCGCTGCTGATCGATCAAATCTGTCAGGCGTCGGGCGGACCTTGCAGCTACACCGGACGAGACATGAAAAGCACCCATGCCGGGATGGGCGTCAGCAGCAGCGATTTCGACGCACTGGTCGGAGACCTCGTCGCCGCGTTGAACAAATTCAAAGTCGGCGAACGGGAAAAGAACGAACTGCTTGGCGCGCTCGGTCCGATGAATAAAGACATCGTCCCCTCATCGGCGGCCATGACCGACCCGCGCGGCATGCTGCCACTGCCCGCAAGCTACAAATCCTGGCCGAAATTCCTGACAGACATTCCGAAAGGCGAAGCCAACCAGGTCCGTGACATTTACATCAATCCGACCGGCGCAGGAACATCGTCAGGACAGAATTTCCCGAACGGCACGGTTATGGTGATGGAGATTTACAAAGCCAAGATGGACGGCGACAAGCTCATGACCGGCATGGACGGGAAGCCGGTGAAGGACGATCTGCGCAGATGTTTGTGA
- a CDS encoding serine hydrolase domain-containing protein, which yields MKTSISNSNQLVEPSDAGLNADALTCLDAVIQSYIDNGDNYGASIIIARGGKIGHQKTFGTVAPERATAHDDIFMTMSLAKSYTAALVLRAIDQGRFTLDTKIDSLIPGFAQGGKQEVTVQMLLTHTAGVYNLIALPPPHPLAENGILRKTVEIAKITPATYKPGTACAYTPMAGINTLGWLLVVTDPKGRQFRDIAHEDLFEPLGMVNSSFGIDPKNPRRVPMSYTPKRTVPTTPQVVAMLEAISLGDAEMPSGGGHSSSTDVFRFADTMRQRGSSNGYRLISPALFEYAAKNHTGDMVNGAWVSACLAEGRPPYRANFSLLGGYCRDKGDYLTPMGYTASPRAIGAMGGGSTMWMVDPERDLTIAFLSAGFIDGLQHTDRCSRINDLALAACE from the coding sequence ATGAAGACCTCCATCTCAAATTCTAACCAACTGGTCGAACCCAGTGACGCTGGCCTGAACGCCGACGCACTAACCTGCCTGGATGCCGTCATCCAATCCTATATCGACAACGGCGACAACTACGGCGCGTCGATTATCATTGCCCGTGGCGGCAAGATTGGGCACCAGAAAACCTTTGGCACGGTTGCTCCCGAGCGGGCAACCGCGCACGACGACATTTTCATGACTATGTCGCTGGCCAAGTCCTACACCGCCGCACTGGTGTTGCGCGCTATCGATCAGGGTCGCTTCACGCTCGACACTAAGATTGACAGCCTGATTCCTGGTTTTGCGCAGGGCGGCAAACAAGAGGTCACGGTGCAGATGCTGCTGACGCACACCGCTGGGGTCTATAACCTGATCGCGTTGCCACCCCCCCATCCACTGGCAGAAAACGGCATTTTGAGAAAAACGGTTGAGATCGCCAAAATCACCCCCGCAACCTATAAACCTGGCACTGCATGCGCCTACACCCCGATGGCTGGAATCAATACGCTGGGCTGGCTGTTGGTGGTGACCGACCCCAAGGGGCGGCAATTTCGAGATATTGCACACGAGGATTTGTTCGAGCCGTTAGGGATGGTGAATTCCAGCTTCGGCATCGACCCAAAGAATCCCCGCCGGGTTCCCATGTCCTATACCCCGAAGCGGACAGTACCGACCACCCCACAGGTGGTGGCCATGCTAGAAGCCATTTCGCTCGGCGATGCCGAGATGCCTTCGGGCGGTGGCCATTCCAGCAGTACCGATGTATTTCGCTTTGCCGACACCATGCGCCAGCGTGGCAGCAGCAATGGGTACCGCTTAATCTCTCCTGCGCTTTTCGAGTACGCGGCGAAGAATCACACAGGGGATATGGTCAACGGAGCGTGGGTCTCAGCCTGTCTTGCTGAAGGTCGGCCACCGTATCGCGCCAATTTCTCGTTGCTTGGCGGCTATTGCCGGGACAAGGGCGACTACTTAACACCCATGGGCTATACAGCCTCGCCGCGTGCCATTGGCGCGATGGGCGGTGGCTCAACGATGTGGATGGTAGACCCAGAGCGTGACTTGACCATCGCATTTCTGTCGGCGGGCTTCATCGATGGGCTGCAGCACACGGATCGTTGCTCACGCATCAATGACCTCGCGCTGGCGGCTTGCGAGTAA
- a CDS encoding IS5 family transposase: MLRLRDDQWERIRAHFPEEHIPDSRLGRKPLPTRAVLEAVLWILNTDAQWHFLPQCSPNYKTVHRRFQQWCQREVLREVLTQLANALREEGTIDERESFIDATFASAKGGGEAIGLTKRGKDVKILAIVDRHGLPLSVSTHAAHHHEVTLVQLSYDFYMLEAKPEHLIGDRAYDSDGLDDELQQDGVNMIAPHRSTRKLKTQDGRHLRRYEHRWLVERFVAWLQWKRRLLIRWEYDATNFLGFVQLACITMLLKQF; this comes from the coding sequence ATGCTGCGGCTGCGGGACGATCAATGGGAGCGGATTCGCGCACACTTTCCTGAAGAGCACATTCCCGACTCCCGACTGGGGCGCAAACCCCTCCCGACTCGGGCCGTCCTGGAGGCGGTGCTCTGGATTCTGAACACCGACGCCCAGTGGCACTTCCTGCCGCAGTGCTCTCCCAACTACAAAACCGTCCATCGCCGATTCCAACAATGGTGTCAGCGGGAGGTGCTGCGAGAGGTCCTCACACAGTTGGCCAATGCGCTGCGCGAGGAAGGGACGATCGATGAACGGGAGAGTTTCATCGACGCCACCTTTGCGTCGGCCAAGGGCGGCGGCGAGGCCATCGGGCTCACCAAACGCGGTAAAGACGTGAAGATCCTCGCGATTGTGGATCGGCACGGGCTGCCCCTCTCGGTCAGTACGCATGCCGCCCATCATCATGAAGTCACCTTGGTCCAGCTGAGTTACGACTTCTATATGCTCGAGGCCAAGCCGGAACATCTCATTGGCGATCGGGCGTATGACAGCGACGGCCTCGATGACGAGCTTCAGCAAGATGGCGTCAACATGATCGCGCCGCACCGGTCCACTCGTAAACTGAAAACCCAAGATGGCCGCCACCTACGTCGATATGAACACCGATGGCTCGTCGAACGCTTCGTTGCCTGGCTGCAGTGGAAGCGGCGCCTCCTCATTCGCTGGGAATACGACGCCACGAATTTCCTCGGATTTGTCCAGCTCGCCTGTATCACCATGCTCCTCAAACAATTTTGA
- a CDS encoding Crp/Fnr family transcriptional regulator: MTSLPNKLWFLKHIRLFDDISPSEMQAMEKITHMKEIKKRQPLYLPGDPSSNVYLLKRGRVKIANTAPSGKEVTFDILEAGEVFGELDALDDVPRSTSAEALDDALICVIPRKEFDRYLATHPSVTIKLTKLIGLRLKKFQTRVENLVFRDVPARLAHLLAELGRAEKGGGEPEIRLKARLTHQEMANLIGCSRETVSNTLGQFRDEGLIHMDGRTIVILNLEALIGLAA; encoded by the coding sequence ATGACATCGCTTCCGAACAAACTCTGGTTTCTGAAACACATTCGATTGTTTGATGATATTTCTCCGTCCGAGATGCAAGCGATGGAGAAAATTACGCATATGAAAGAGATTAAGAAACGGCAGCCTCTCTATCTCCCTGGCGATCCGAGCAGCAATGTGTATCTCCTCAAGCGAGGGCGCGTGAAAATTGCCAATACGGCGCCCAGCGGGAAGGAAGTGACCTTCGACATTTTGGAGGCAGGGGAAGTATTTGGAGAACTCGACGCGCTGGACGACGTACCCCGTTCGACCTCAGCGGAGGCTCTCGACGATGCGCTCATTTGTGTGATTCCACGGAAAGAATTTGATCGGTACCTCGCCACGCATCCCAGTGTGACAATCAAGCTGACCAAGCTCATCGGCTTGCGGCTCAAGAAGTTTCAGACGCGAGTGGAGAACCTCGTCTTTCGAGATGTTCCTGCCCGTCTTGCCCATCTACTGGCAGAATTGGGGAGGGCCGAAAAGGGCGGGGGAGAGCCGGAGATTCGACTCAAGGCCAGGTTGACGCATCAAGAAATGGCGAATCTCATCGGCTGCAGCCGTGAAACCGTGAGCAACACGCTTGGGCAGTTTCGTGATGAGGGTCTCATTCACATGGACGGCCGCACCATCGTGATCCTCAACTTGGAAGCGCTGATTGGCCTAGCTGCCTAG
- a CDS encoding methyltransferase domain-containing protein, translating into MPIDDITQKVSDRYARAAATGEQMCCPTGYDFADLKSFVPEEVLTISYGCGTPAGLNTVQAGETVLDIGSGGGIDCFEAARRVGPTGRVIGIDMTDTMLEIARRNAPIVAGNLGYATSNIEFRKGMADAMPVEDASVDLIISNCVINLAPDKRKVFREMYRVIKPGGRFTISDIVSDQVVPQYLVHDAAKWGDCLSGALQVQDYIGGMVDAGFRAVHQIKFAPWQSIDGIHFLSVTLTGYKFPAIAEEKAPSYATLCGPFSSVTDEMGQRYERGVPQRIDGPSAQLLQSEPLRSLFLLGPAPVTLAATDPRWCAILPEQKPCVWQGAYAILTGPIISAEDDDHHQYYRGVPLEICSKTLQVLTQEAYRPHFTIYQRASAGVDGTEVACSPTGGCC; encoded by the coding sequence ATGCCGATAGACGATATCACCCAGAAAGTCAGTGATCGCTATGCCCGTGCTGCCGCAACCGGTGAGCAGATGTGTTGCCCGACCGGGTACGACTTTGCTGACCTCAAGTCCTTTGTGCCGGAAGAAGTCCTGACCATCTCCTACGGCTGCGGCACTCCTGCCGGACTGAACACCGTTCAAGCAGGGGAAACCGTGCTGGACATCGGCTCCGGCGGGGGGATCGACTGTTTTGAAGCGGCGCGCCGCGTGGGCCCCACCGGCCGGGTCATCGGCATCGACATGACGGACACCATGTTGGAAATTGCACGGCGCAACGCGCCCATCGTCGCCGGAAACTTAGGCTATGCAACATCGAATATCGAGTTCCGCAAGGGCATGGCCGATGCCATGCCGGTGGAGGATGCCAGCGTCGATCTGATCATTTCCAACTGTGTGATCAACCTGGCCCCCGACAAGCGCAAAGTCTTCCGCGAAATGTACCGCGTGATCAAGCCGGGCGGCCGGTTTACGATTTCCGACATCGTCTCGGACCAGGTGGTGCCGCAATACCTGGTGCATGATGCAGCCAAGTGGGGCGATTGCCTGTCCGGAGCATTGCAGGTGCAGGACTACATCGGCGGGATGGTCGATGCGGGATTTCGGGCCGTCCACCAGATCAAATTCGCGCCCTGGCAGTCGATCGACGGCATCCATTTCCTCTCGGTGACGCTCACCGGATACAAGTTTCCAGCCATCGCCGAGGAGAAGGCCCCCTCGTATGCCACCCTCTGCGGTCCCTTCTCGAGTGTCACGGACGAAATGGGGCAACGGTACGAACGCGGCGTGCCCCAACGCATCGATGGCCCCAGCGCGCAACTGTTGCAGAGCGAGCCGCTTCGTTCGCTGTTTCTTCTCGGCCCCGCGCCCGTCACACTCGCCGCCACCGACCCGCGCTGGTGCGCGATCCTTCCGGAGCAGAAACCCTGCGTCTGGCAAGGCGCCTATGCCATTCTCACCGGACCGATCATCAGCGCCGAGGACGACGATCATCACCAGTACTACCGAGGCGTGCCCTTGGAAATCTGTTCAAAGACCCTCCAAGTCCTGACACAGGAGGCCTATCGCCCTCACTTCACGATCTACCAGCGAGCCTCGGCAGGTGTGGACGGCACGGAAGTCGCGTGCAGCCCGACCGGCGGTTGTTGTTGA
- the arsS gene encoding arsenosugar biosynthesis radical SAM (seleno)protein ArsS (Some members of this family are selenoproteins.), protein MGLSLLARRDPLAAASEQLRLLAQTTACQPFETALDRVGLYPLEATGITTLQLNLGKLCNQTCRHCHVDAGPDRTEVMSKDTIDLCLQALARTDIPTLDITGGAPELNPHFRWLVKQARSLGRQVLDRCNLSVLLLPSQADLGEFLAQHRVEVIASLPSYQATQTDAQRGEGIFEKSMEALRLLNRLGYGNEGSGLTLNLVYNPVGAFLPPKQDGIEAKFRKELATRHGVSFTHLYTITNMPISRFLEFLLESGNYEGYMERLAAAFNPAAATGVMCRYTLSVGWDGTLYDCDFNQMLELPVSQGAPRHIRNFDPARLHHRPIVTRNHCYGCTAGSGSSCGGAVT, encoded by the coding sequence ATGGGTCTAAGCCTGCTCGCTCGACGGGATCCACTCGCTGCCGCGTCTGAACAACTGCGCCTCCTGGCCCAAACGACCGCTTGTCAGCCATTTGAGACGGCTCTCGATCGGGTCGGGCTCTATCCGCTGGAGGCGACTGGCATCACCACGCTCCAACTCAACCTCGGGAAATTGTGCAATCAAACCTGCCGTCATTGTCATGTAGACGCGGGACCGGACCGGACGGAAGTCATGTCGAAAGACACCATTGATCTCTGCCTGCAGGCCCTGGCTCGCACGGATATTCCCACTCTGGATATCACGGGCGGCGCACCCGAACTCAATCCGCACTTCCGCTGGCTGGTCAAACAAGCCCGATCGCTAGGCCGACAGGTGCTGGATCGCTGCAATCTTTCCGTACTGCTCCTGCCTTCGCAAGCCGACCTGGGGGAGTTTCTCGCGCAGCACCGCGTGGAGGTTATCGCGTCGCTGCCGTCCTATCAGGCCACACAGACGGACGCACAACGCGGCGAGGGTATTTTCGAGAAGTCGATGGAGGCCCTTCGATTATTGAACCGATTGGGCTACGGCAACGAAGGAAGCGGGCTCACGCTGAATCTGGTGTACAACCCGGTCGGTGCCTTTTTACCGCCGAAGCAGGACGGCATCGAAGCCAAGTTCCGGAAAGAGCTGGCCACCCGCCACGGCGTCAGCTTCACGCACCTCTACACTATCACCAATATGCCCATCAGCCGATTTCTGGAGTTCCTCCTGGAGAGCGGCAACTACGAAGGATACATGGAACGGCTTGCGGCGGCCTTCAACCCGGCCGCGGCGACGGGCGTCATGTGCCGCTACACGCTGTCGGTCGGATGGGACGGGACCCTCTACGATTGCGACTTCAATCAGATGCTGGAATTGCCGGTCTCGCAGGGCGCCCCTCGACACATTCGAAACTTCGATCCCGCACGTTTGCACCATCGGCCGATCGTGACGAGGAACCACTGCTACGGGTGCACGGCCGGCTCCGGTTCCTCCTGCGGCGGCGCCGTCACCTAG
- a CDS encoding arsenate reductase ArsC: MKARVLFLCTGNSARSQMAEGWLRHLAGDRFEVFSAGTHPVGLNPGSVDAMAEVGIDISAHRSKQVSEFLTQPFDHVITVCDRAKESCPRWPGSTHLLHWSFDDPAAATDSDATRLQLFRRVRDEILGQIKGFLDQEGQPLAAGPR, translated from the coding sequence ATGAAGGCACGAGTGTTATTCCTCTGTACCGGCAACTCCGCGCGCAGTCAGATGGCGGAGGGGTGGTTGCGGCATCTGGCGGGCGATCGGTTTGAGGTGTTCAGTGCGGGTACGCACCCGGTCGGCTTGAATCCTGGTTCGGTCGACGCGATGGCTGAGGTCGGCATCGACATTTCGGCCCATCGCTCGAAGCAGGTTTCCGAATTTCTGACGCAGCCGTTCGACCACGTCATCACGGTCTGCGACCGGGCCAAGGAATCCTGCCCAAGGTGGCCAGGGAGCACGCATCTGTTGCATTGGAGTTTCGACGATCCGGCGGCAGCCACCGATTCGGATGCGACTCGTCTGCAGCTGTTCCGGCGTGTGCGCGACGAGATTCTTGGGCAGATCAAGGGCTTTCTGGATCAAGAGGGACAGCCGCTCGCGGCAGGTCCTCGCTAG
- the arsB gene encoding ACR3 family arsenite efflux transporter yields MELALPVDAPQVTTKRLSFFERYLTLWVALCMVIGVLIGQAMPGLVSSLRGAEIGQGSHINLPIAVLIWLMIVPMMMKVEFASIRDVGKRPVGLLITLFVNWVVKPFSMAFFAWVFFRYVFAAWISPAEADQYIAGTIILAAAPCTAMVFVWSYLTDGDPAYTLVQVAVNDLIMLVLFVPIVGLLVSGASSLAVPFDVLLYSVAIFIVIPLIVGAGLRLWLVRRYGLRWMEEQLLPRFAPVTIVALLLTLVCIFAFQSQNILGKTVHVVLIAVPILLQVYMNSSLAYGLMHRWRVPYAIAAPGALIGASNFFELAVATAIALFGPESGAALATVVGVLVEVPVMLSVCTVCNRTRHWFGQEVGA; encoded by the coding sequence ATGGAACTCGCATTACCGGTCGATGCGCCGCAGGTGACCACGAAACGGCTGTCGTTTTTTGAACGGTATCTCACCCTCTGGGTGGCACTCTGCATGGTGATAGGCGTGCTGATCGGGCAGGCGATGCCCGGTTTGGTGTCCAGCCTGCGAGGGGCTGAGATCGGGCAGGGCAGTCACATCAATCTGCCGATTGCCGTGCTCATCTGGCTGATGATTGTGCCGATGATGATGAAGGTTGAGTTTGCCTCGATTCGTGATGTGGGCAAGCGACCGGTCGGGCTGCTGATCACCCTGTTTGTGAATTGGGTGGTGAAGCCCTTCTCCATGGCGTTCTTCGCCTGGGTGTTTTTCAGGTACGTCTTCGCAGCCTGGATTTCACCGGCCGAGGCCGATCAATACATCGCCGGCACCATTATCCTGGCTGCGGCGCCCTGCACGGCAATGGTGTTTGTGTGGAGTTACCTGACGGACGGGGATCCCGCCTACACGCTTGTCCAGGTGGCCGTGAACGACCTGATCATGTTGGTGCTTTTTGTTCCGATTGTCGGGCTGCTGGTGAGCGGCGCCTCATCGTTGGCCGTTCCGTTCGATGTCCTATTGTACTCGGTGGCGATCTTTATCGTGATTCCATTGATTGTCGGCGCCGGCCTCCGACTGTGGCTGGTCCGCCGGTATGGGCTGCGGTGGATGGAGGAGCAACTGTTGCCTCGATTCGCGCCGGTGACGATCGTGGCGCTGCTCCTCACGTTGGTGTGTATCTTCGCGTTTCAATCGCAGAATATTCTAGGGAAGACCGTACATGTTGTGTTGATCGCGGTGCCGATTCTCCTCCAGGTCTACATGAATTCGTCGCTGGCCTATGGCCTGATGCATCGGTGGCGGGTTCCCTACGCGATCGCTGCGCCGGGCGCGCTCATCGGTGCCAGCAACTTTTTCGAATTAGCTGTGGCGACCGCTATCGCCCTCTTTGGGCCGGAGTCCGGTGCTGCATTGGCAACGGTGGTCGGGGTGTTGGTGGAAGTGCCGGTCATGTTGTCGGTCTGCACGGTGTGCAACCGCACCAGGCATTGGTTCGGTCAGGAGGTCGGCGCATGA
- a CDS encoding arsenite methyltransferase, protein MDAQAIRELVKEKYGEAAARAKSGGSSCCGASPALMNVDPITSNLYSDQERQGLPADAVAASLGCGNPTALAELHAGETVLDLGSGGGIDVLLSAKRVGPTGKAYGLDMTEEMLALARENQRTAGVENVEFLKGEIEHIPLPDRSVDVIISNCVVNLSGEKERVLAEAFRVLRPGGRLALSDIVVRGAVPSEIRRNLELWAGCVAGALEETEYRDLLAQAGFIEIGMEPTRIYHANDVKELLVSTDLSSELFVAQVEGKFMSAFIRAKKPASTV, encoded by the coding sequence ATGGACGCACAAGCGATTCGAGAGTTGGTCAAGGAAAAGTATGGTGAAGCGGCCGCAAGAGCCAAGAGCGGAGGCAGTTCCTGCTGCGGAGCTTCCCCTGCGCTAATGAATGTCGATCCAATCACGTCGAATCTGTATTCAGATCAGGAGCGTCAGGGGTTGCCGGCGGACGCGGTGGCGGCATCGCTGGGCTGCGGGAATCCGACGGCCCTGGCTGAACTGCATGCGGGTGAGACGGTGTTGGATCTGGGGTCCGGCGGCGGAATCGATGTGCTGCTCTCCGCCAAGCGAGTCGGTCCGACGGGGAAAGCCTATGGGTTGGATATGACCGAGGAGATGTTGGCGTTGGCCAGGGAAAATCAGCGTACCGCCGGCGTGGAAAATGTCGAGTTTCTGAAGGGCGAAATCGAACACATTCCGCTGCCCGATCGTTCCGTGGATGTGATCATCAGCAATTGCGTCGTGAATTTGTCCGGCGAAAAGGAACGCGTGCTGGCGGAGGCGTTTCGCGTGCTCCGTCCGGGAGGCCGGCTGGCGTTGTCCGATATCGTGGTGCGAGGGGCGGTTCCCTCGGAGATCCGACGGAATCTCGAATTGTGGGCCGGTTGTGTGGCGGGCGCGTTGGAAGAGACGGAGTATCGAGACTTGTTGGCTCAGGCGGGGTTTATCGAGATCGGAATGGAACCGACGCGTATTTACCACGCCAATGACGTGAAGGAATTGCTGGTCAGCACAGACCTCTCCAGCGAGCTATTCGTGGCCCAAGTCGAGGGCAAGTTCATGAGTGCATTCATTCGAGCCAAGAAACCGGCAAGCACTGTCTAA
- a CDS encoding metalloregulator ArsR/SmtB family transcription factor codes for MTDQYLLIYIFAMKGSTVRNPTRAAELFHALADQTRLEILDELKEGECCVCELTDRLQAGQSRLSFHLKVLKDAGMIVDRREGRWMYYAVNAAALVELDELVDSFKQARRARRTSGCC; via the coding sequence TTGACTGATCAATATTTATTGATATATATTTTTGCCATGAAGGGAAGCACGGTACGAAATCCAACACGGGCTGCGGAATTGTTCCATGCACTTGCGGATCAAACCCGTTTGGAGATTTTGGACGAGCTGAAAGAGGGCGAGTGTTGTGTCTGCGAACTGACGGATCGCCTGCAGGCCGGGCAGTCTCGGCTCTCATTTCACCTGAAGGTGCTCAAAGATGCGGGGATGATCGTGGATCGACGTGAAGGCCGATGGATGTATTATGCCGTGAACGCCGCCGCCCTTGTCGAACTGGATGAGCTCGTCGATTCGTTCAAACAGGCAAGGCGGGCGCGTCGCACCTCCGGCTGCTGCTGA
- the hflK gene encoding FtsH protease activity modulator HflK, with amino-acid sequence MVWDPKDPWSKKGDDLDQAFKQAQGQLRNLLPTGGFRNLLLVAFTVFLIWQSAFIVAPDEEGVVKRFGIPVRVVDPGPHMKIPVVESVLQPKVAKLHRVEIGFRTDRQARQQMVPQEALMLTGDMNILAIEFIVQYKIKSSREYLFNVADIDDTIGKAAEASMREVIGKSKIDEALTTGKAQIQHDTQELLQHILDDYKTGVQVAAVQLQDVDPPEAVAAAFKDVTNAKEDREKLINQAQGYRNDITPKAKGEAAQLVNQAKGYAQARLNRSQGEANRFLATLKEYNQAKDIISKRIYIETLEDVLPHIEKFVLDGKGADRTLPYLPLDRFSKPAPSSSTQERTP; translated from the coding sequence ATGGTTTGGGACCCCAAAGACCCTTGGAGCAAGAAGGGCGACGATTTGGATCAGGCCTTTAAGCAGGCCCAGGGCCAACTTCGCAATTTGCTGCCTACCGGCGGTTTTCGCAATCTCCTCCTCGTCGCCTTCACGGTCTTCCTCATCTGGCAGAGCGCATTTATTGTGGCGCCGGACGAAGAAGGCGTGGTGAAACGGTTCGGCATCCCCGTGCGCGTCGTGGATCCTGGCCCACACATGAAAATCCCCGTCGTCGAAAGCGTGTTGCAACCGAAGGTGGCCAAACTGCATCGGGTGGAAATCGGCTTTCGAACCGATCGTCAAGCGCGCCAGCAGATGGTGCCTCAGGAAGCCCTCATGCTGACCGGCGATATGAACATCCTGGCGATTGAATTTATCGTTCAATATAAGATCAAGAGTTCCCGCGAGTACCTGTTCAATGTCGCGGACATCGACGACACGATCGGGAAAGCCGCGGAAGCGTCGATGCGGGAAGTCATCGGCAAGAGCAAGATCGACGAAGCGCTGACGACCGGCAAGGCGCAAATCCAGCACGACACGCAGGAACTGCTGCAACACATTCTGGATGACTACAAGACCGGCGTGCAGGTAGCCGCGGTCCAGCTACAGGATGTCGACCCGCCCGAAGCCGTGGCAGCCGCATTCAAAGACGTCACCAACGCCAAGGAAGACCGCGAAAAGTTGATCAACCAGGCCCAGGGCTATCGCAACGACATCACCCCCAAAGCCAAAGGTGAGGCGGCGCAGTTGGTGAACCAGGCCAAGGGATATGCGCAGGCGCGACTGAATCGATCCCAGGGCGAAGCCAACCGATTCCTCGCGACACTGAAAGAATACAACCAGGCGAAAGACATTATCAGCAAGAGGATCTATATCGAGACCCTGGAAGACGTGCTCCCTCACATCGAAAAATTCGTCCTGGATGGCAAAGGAGCGGACCGTACGCTGCCGTACCTGCCACTCGATCGGTTCTCCAAACCGGCCCCATCCAGCTCGACACAGGAGCGCACGCCATGA
- a CDS encoding protease modulator HflC codes for MSRQGFLLAFVGIVLGLLILGASPFYIVDVTQNAIVVQLGKPVRNVTEGGLYLKVPFIEEVTYFDKRLLDYDSNAQDVITQDKKTLLLDNFAKWRITDPLKVYQAFQSQRGALQRLHDIIYSELRVELGRHDLAEIVSSTRAQLMAVVTQRANEKASAYGIEIQDVRIKRADLPEQNEKAVFSRMQAERERQAKQYRAEGAEEAQKIKSEAEKDREIILAEAYRESEELRGGGDAKAFRIYADAYRQDPHFFEFTRTMEAYRKTLKEKTTILVSPDSEFFRFLKQR; via the coding sequence ATGAGCAGACAAGGATTTTTGTTAGCATTCGTCGGCATTGTGCTCGGGCTGCTTATCCTCGGTGCGTCGCCTTTTTACATCGTCGATGTCACCCAGAATGCCATCGTCGTCCAGCTCGGGAAACCGGTCCGGAACGTGACCGAAGGCGGCCTATACCTCAAAGTGCCGTTTATCGAAGAAGTCACCTACTTCGACAAGCGCCTCCTCGACTATGATTCGAATGCGCAAGATGTCATCACCCAGGACAAGAAGACGTTACTGCTGGATAACTTCGCGAAGTGGCGCATCACCGATCCATTAAAGGTCTATCAGGCGTTTCAGAGCCAGCGCGGTGCGCTCCAGCGTTTGCACGATATTATTTACTCGGAACTACGCGTCGAATTAGGCCGACACGATCTGGCCGAAATCGTCTCATCAACCAGGGCACAGCTCATGGCCGTCGTGACCCAGCGCGCCAATGAAAAAGCATCAGCCTATGGTATCGAAATTCAGGACGTTCGGATTAAACGAGCCGACTTGCCTGAGCAGAATGAAAAGGCCGTATTCTCTCGCATGCAAGCCGAGCGGGAACGGCAAGCGAAGCAGTATCGTGCGGAAGGCGCGGAGGAGGCTCAGAAGATCAAGTCTGAAGCCGAGAAAGATCGGGAGATCATCCTTGCAGAGGCCTATCGAGAGTCAGAAGAGCTGCGTGGAGGCGGGGATGCTAAGGCGTTCCGCATCTATGCCGATGCCTATCGCCAGGATCCGCATTTTTTCGAGTTCACCCGTACGATGGAAGCCTATCGTAAGACCCTCAAGGAAAAGACCACCATTCTCGTCAGTCCGGACTCAGAATTCTTCCGGTTCCTGAAACAGCGTTGA